The following proteins come from a genomic window of Nycticebus coucang isolate mNycCou1 chromosome 11, mNycCou1.pri, whole genome shotgun sequence:
- the TAC1 gene encoding protachykinin-1 isoform X1, with protein MKILVALAVLFLVSTQLFAEEIGANDDLNYWSDWSDSDQIKEELPEPFEHLLQRIARRPKPQQFFGLMGKRDADSSIEKQLALLKALYGHGQISHKRHKTDSFVGLMGKRALNSVAYERSAMQNYERRRK; from the exons ATGAAAATCCTCGTCGCCTTGGCGGTCCTTTTTCTTGTCTCCACTCAACTATTTGCTGAAGAAATAGGAGCCAATGATGATCTGAATTACTGGTCCGACTGGTCTGACAGTGACCAGATCAAG GAGGAGCTGCCGGAGCCCTTTGAGCATCTTCTGCAGAGAATCGCCCGGAGACCCAAGCCTCAGCAGTTCTTTGGATTAATGGGCAAACGGGATGCTG ATTCCTCAATTGAAAAACAACTGGCCCTGTTAAAGGCTCTTTATG GACACGGCCAGATCTCTCACAAAA gGCATAAAACAGATTCCTTTGTTGGACTAATGGGAAAAAGAGCTTTAAATTCTG tgGCTTATGAAAGGAGTGCGATGCAGAATTATGAAAGAAGGCGCAAATAA
- the TAC1 gene encoding protachykinin-1 isoform X4 has protein sequence MKILVALAVLFLVSTQLFAEEIGANDDLNYWSDWSDSDQIKEELPEPFEHLLQRIARRPKPQQFFGLMGKRDAGHGQISHKMAYERSAMQNYERRRK, from the exons ATGAAAATCCTCGTCGCCTTGGCGGTCCTTTTTCTTGTCTCCACTCAACTATTTGCTGAAGAAATAGGAGCCAATGATGATCTGAATTACTGGTCCGACTGGTCTGACAGTGACCAGATCAAG GAGGAGCTGCCGGAGCCCTTTGAGCATCTTCTGCAGAGAATCGCCCGGAGACCCAAGCCTCAGCAGTTCTTTGGATTAATGGGCAAACGGGATGCTG GACACGGCCAGATCTCTCACAAAA tgGCTTATGAAAGGAGTGCGATGCAGAATTATGAAAGAAGGCGCAAATAA
- the TAC1 gene encoding protachykinin-1 isoform X3 translates to MKILVALAVLFLVSTQLFAEEIGANDDLNYWSDWSDSDQIKEELPEPFEHLLQRIARRPKPQQFFGLMGKRDADSSIEKQLALLKALYGHGQISHKMAYERSAMQNYERRRK, encoded by the exons ATGAAAATCCTCGTCGCCTTGGCGGTCCTTTTTCTTGTCTCCACTCAACTATTTGCTGAAGAAATAGGAGCCAATGATGATCTGAATTACTGGTCCGACTGGTCTGACAGTGACCAGATCAAG GAGGAGCTGCCGGAGCCCTTTGAGCATCTTCTGCAGAGAATCGCCCGGAGACCCAAGCCTCAGCAGTTCTTTGGATTAATGGGCAAACGGGATGCTG ATTCCTCAATTGAAAAACAACTGGCCCTGTTAAAGGCTCTTTATG GACACGGCCAGATCTCTCACAAAA tgGCTTATGAAAGGAGTGCGATGCAGAATTATGAAAGAAGGCGCAAATAA
- the TAC1 gene encoding protachykinin-1 isoform X2, which produces MKILVALAVLFLVSTQLFAEEIGANDDLNYWSDWSDSDQIKEELPEPFEHLLQRIARRPKPQQFFGLMGKRDAGHGQISHKRHKTDSFVGLMGKRALNSVAYERSAMQNYERRRK; this is translated from the exons ATGAAAATCCTCGTCGCCTTGGCGGTCCTTTTTCTTGTCTCCACTCAACTATTTGCTGAAGAAATAGGAGCCAATGATGATCTGAATTACTGGTCCGACTGGTCTGACAGTGACCAGATCAAG GAGGAGCTGCCGGAGCCCTTTGAGCATCTTCTGCAGAGAATCGCCCGGAGACCCAAGCCTCAGCAGTTCTTTGGATTAATGGGCAAACGGGATGCTG GACACGGCCAGATCTCTCACAAAA gGCATAAAACAGATTCCTTTGTTGGACTAATGGGAAAAAGAGCTTTAAATTCTG tgGCTTATGAAAGGAGTGCGATGCAGAATTATGAAAGAAGGCGCAAATAA